From one Saccharomyces cerevisiae S288C chromosome XVI, complete sequence genomic stretch:
- the PBI1 gene encoding Pbi1p (hypothetical protein; gene expression induced in response to ketoconazole; YPL272C is not an essential gene) — protein MTTFRPLSSFEKKILTQSLNDQRNGTIFSSTYSKSLSRENDADWHSDEVTLGTNSSKDDSRLTLPLIATTLKRLIKSQPALFATVNEEWEFEPLKQLKTSDIVNVIEFETIKDKEVNCHWGVPPPYLLRHAFNKTRFVPGSNKPLWTLYVIDEALLVFHGHDVLFDIFSAANFHKLFLKELNEISTVTHSEDRILFDVNDINLSELKFPKSIYDSAKLHLPAMTPQIFHKQTQSFFKSIYYNTLKRPFGYLTNQTSLSSSVSATQLKKYNDILNAHTSLCGTTVFGIVNNQRFNYLKSIVNQEHICLRSFICGIAMICLKPLVKDFSGTIVFTIPINLRNHLGLGGSLGLFFKELRVECPLSLIDDELSANEFLTNSNDNEDNDDEFNERLMEYQFNKVTKHVSGFIMAKLRSWEKNGFNDDDIRRMKYDNDDDFHIQNSRTKLIQINDVSDISLSMNGDDKSFKIVSTGFTSSINRPTLMSLSYTYCEEMGLNICIHYPDSYNLESFVECFESFIE, from the coding sequence ATGACTACGTTTAGGCCACTAtcaagttttgaaaaaaaaattctcaCTCAATCTTTGAATGACCAAAGAAATGGAACTATTTTTTCGAGTAcatattcaaaatctttaaGTAGAGAAAATGACGCTGACTGGCATTCTGATGAAGTCACGCTCGGAAcaaattcttccaaagaTGATTCTCGTCTGACTCTGCCCCTAATAGCAACAACTTTGAAGAGATTGATTAAATCGCAACCGGCATTGTTTGCAACTGTAAACGAAGAATGGGAATTCGAGCCATTGAAGCAGCTGAAAACTTCCGATATTGTTAATGTGATTGAGTTTGAAACCATAAAAGATAAGGAGGTCAATTGCCATTGGGGTGTTCCACCTCCTTATCTCTTGCGTCATGCCTTCAACAAGACTAGATTTGTTCCCGGATCAAATAAACCTTTATGGACACTATATGTAATTGACGAAGCGCTATTGGTTTTTCATGGTCACGACGTATTGTTTGATATATTTTCAGCAGCTAACTTTCAcaaattatttttaaaagagTTAAACGAAATCAGCACAGTAACACACTCTGAAGATAGGATTTTGTTTGATGTCAATGACATCAATCTCTCAGAATTAAAATTTCCCAAATCGATATATGATAGCGCAAAATTACACCTGCCCGCTATGACACCACAAATCTTCCACAAGCAAACTCagtcatttttcaaatcaataTACTATAACACTTTAAAAAGACCTTTCGGCTATTTAACCAATCAAACTTCCCTCAGCTCGTCAGTATCTGCAACACAGCTGAAAAAGTATAATGATATTCTAAATGCGCACACCTCATTATGCGGGACAACAGTATTTGGGATAGTAAACAACCAAAGGTTTAACTATTTAAAGTCAATCGTTAATCAAGAGCATATATGTCTAAGAAGTTTCATCTGTGGTATTGCAATGATATGTTTAAAACCTCTCGTTAAGGATTTCAGCGGTACAATAGTATTTACTATTCCCATAAATTTAAGAAACCACTTAGGCTTAGGTGGGTCATTGGgtctcttcttcaaagaacTAAGGGTCGAATGTCCACTTTCTCTAATTGATGACGAACTTTCCGCCAACGAATTTTTGACCAACAGTAACGATAACGAggataatgatgatgagtTTAATGAAAGATTGATGGAATATCAATTTAATAAAGTTACAAAGCACGTTAGCGGTTTTATTATGGCAAAACTGAGGAGTTGGGAAAAGAATGGGTTTAATGATGACGATATAAGGAGGATGAAGTATGACAATGACGACGATTTCCATATCCAAAATTCAAGGACAAAATTGATTCAAATCAATGATGTTTCCGACATATCGTTATCGATGAACGGCGATGacaaatctttcaaaattgtAAGTACGGGATTTACAAGTTCGATAAATCGCCCCACATTAATGTCTCTTTCCTATACATACTGTGAAGAGATGGGCCTGAATATCTGTATTCACTACCCTGATTCGTATAATTTAGAATCTTTTGTAGAATGCTTCGAATCCTTTATTGAATAG
- the ATP15 gene encoding F1F0 ATP synthase subunit epsilon (Epsilon subunit of the F1 sector of mitochondrial F1F0 ATP synthase; which is a large, evolutionarily conserved enzyme complex required for ATP synthesis; F1 translationally regulates ATP6 and ATP8 expression to achieve a balanced output of ATP synthase genes encoded in nucleus and mitochondria; phosphorylated), whose product MSAWRKAGISYAAYLNVAAQAIRSSLKTELQTASVLNRSQTDAFYTQYKNGTAASEPTPITK is encoded by the coding sequence ATGTCTGCCTGGAGGAAAGCTGGTATATCATATGCTGCATATTTGAATGTGGCCGCTCAGGCTATCCGTTCTTCATTGAAAACTGAATTACAAACCGCTAGTGTTCTTAACAGATCGCAAACAGATGCTTTTTATACCCAATATAAAAATGGCACTGCAGCTTCTGAACCCACTCCAATAACAAAATAG
- the MDL2 gene encoding ATP-binding cassette permease MDL2 (Mitochondrial inner membrane half-type ABC transporter; required for respiratory growth at high temperature; localizes to vacuole membrane in response to H2O2; similar to human TAP1 and TAP2 implicated in bare lymphocyte syndrome and Wegener-like granulomatosis): MLNGRLPLLRLGICRNMLSRPRLAKLPSIRFRSLVTPSSSQLIPLSRLCLRSPAVGKSLILQSFRCNSSKTVPETSLPSASPISKGSARSAHAKEQSKTDDYKDIIRLFMLAKRDWKLLLTAILLLTISCSIGMSIPKVIGIVLDTLKTSSGSDFFDLKIPIFSLPLYEFLSFFTVALLIGCAANFGRFILLRILSERVVARLRANVIKKTLHQDAEFFDNHKVGDLISRLGSDAYVVSRSMTQKVSDGVKALICGVVGVGMMCSLSPQLSILLLFFTPPVLFSASVFGKQIRNTSKDLQEATGQLTRVAEEQLSGIKTVQSFVAEGNELSRYNVAIRDIFQVGKTAAFTNAKFFTTTSLLGDLSFLTVLAYGSYLVLQSQLSIGDLTAFMLYTEYTGNAVFGLSTFYSEIMQGAGAASRLFELTDRKPSISPTVGHKYKPDRGVIEFKDVSFSYPTRPSVQIFKNLNFKIAPGSSVCIVGPSGRGKSTIALLLLRYYNPTTGTITIDNQDISKLNCKSLRRHIGIVQQEPVLMSGTIRDNITYGLTYTPTKEEIRSVAKQCFCHNFITKFPNTYDTVIGPHGTLLSGGQKQRIAIARALIKKPTILILDEATSALDVESEGAINYTFGQLMKSKSMTIVSIAHRLSTIRRSENVIVLGHDGSVVEMGKFKELYANPTSALSQLLNEKAAPGPSDQQLQIEKVIEKEDLNESKEHDDQKKDDNDDNDNNHDNDSNNQSPETKDNNSDDIEKSVEHLLKDAAKEANPIKITPQP; the protein is encoded by the coding sequence ATGTTGAATGGTCGTTTACCACTTTTGCGGCTGGGCATATGCAGAAACATGCTGTCCCGTCCCCGACTGGCTAAACTGCCATCTATAAGGTTTCGGTCTTTGGTCACCCCTTCTTCATCGCAGCTCATTCCTCTCAGTCGGTTGTGTTTAAGGTCACCTGCAGTTGGAAAATCACTAATTTTACAAAGTTTTAGATGTAATTCATCCAAAACAGTTCCAGAAACTTCTCTGCCTTCAGCCTCTCCCATATCTAAAGGATCAGCAAGGTCGGCACATGCAAAGGAGCAATCTAAAACTGATGACTATAAAGATATAATAAGGTTATTTATGTTGGCGAAACGGGATTGGAAACTGCTTCTTACAGCCATACTTCTTTTAACCATATCATGTTCCATAGGCATGTCTATTCCTAAAGTCATAGGTATTGTCCTTGACACACTTAAGACGTCATCTGGatcagatttttttgatttgaagataccgattttttctttgcctTTATATGagtttctttccttttttacTGTTGCTTTACTGATTGGTTGTGCTGCTAATTTTGGTAGATTTATATTATTGAGGATACTAAGTGAGCGTGTTGTTGCACGCCTAAGGGCAAATGTCATTAAAAAAACGCTTCATCAAGACGCAGAATTCTTCGACAACCATAAAGTTGGGGATTTAATTTCTCGTTTAGGATCTGATGCTTATGTTGTTTCAAGATCAATGACCCAGAAGGTCTCGGATGGGGTCAAAGCCCTAATTTGTGGGGTTGTTGGCGTGGGGATGATGTGTTCTTTGTCACCTCAACTATCAATATTGTTACTATTCTTCACTCCACCTGTTCTTTTTAGTGCCTCAGTGTTCGGGAAGCAAATTAGAAACACCTCTAAAGACCTTCAAGAAGCTACTGGTCAATTGACTAGAGTCGCTGAAGAACAACTCTCTGGTATCAAGACGGTTCAGTCGTTTGTTGCTGAAGGTAATGAATTGTCTAGGTATAACGTTGCAATTAGAGATATTTTTCAGGTGGGAAAAACTGCGGCATTTACAAACGCAAAGTTTTTTACTACAACTAGTCTCTTAGGTGACCTAAGTTTTTTAACCGTCCTTGCGTATGGCTCCTATCTTGTTTTACAATCACAGCTCTCCATTGGTGATCTGACTGCATTTATGCTGTACACAGAATATACGGGGAATGCGGTATTCGGCCTTTCTACCTTCTATTCGGAAATTATGCAGGGTGCTGGGGCCGCTTCCAGGTTGTTTGAATTAACAGATAGGAAACCTTCCATTTCACCGACTGTGGGACACAAGTATAAACCAGATCGTGGTGTTATCGAATTTAAAGATGTTTCATTTAGCTACCCTACAAGGCCTTCTGTTCAAATATTCAAGAatttaaattttaaaattgcGCCAGGATCGAGTGTTTGTATTGTGGGCCCTTCAGGTCGTGGTAAATCTACAATTGCACTCTTACTGCTAAGATATTATAATCCCACTACTGGGACTATTACGATAGATAACCAAGATATCTCTAAATTGAATTGTAAATCCCTAAGAAGGCATATTGGTATCGTTCAGCAAGAGCCGGTACTGATGTCAGGTACTATTAGGGATAATATCACTTATGGGTTGACATATACCCCaacaaaggaagaaatCAGGTCAGTAGCAAAGCAGTGCTTTTGCCATAACTTTATCACAAAATTTCCGAACACATACGATACGGTAATTGGTCCTCACGGCACCTTACTAAGTGGAGGACAAAAGCAGCGTATTGCGATTGCAAGGGCTCTAATCAAAAAGCCAACTATTTTGATTCTTGATGAAGCTACATCAGCTTTAGATGTTGAAAGTGAAGGAGCCATTAACTATACGTTTGGTCAActaatgaaatcaaaatcGATGACTATTGTTAGCATCGCGCACAGGCTAAGTACGATCAGAAGATCAGAGAATGTTATTGTCCTTGGCCATGATGGATCAGTGGTAGAAATGGgcaaattcaaagaattgTATGCGAATCCAACAAGTGCTTTATCGCAATTACTTAATGAGAAAGCGGCTCCTGGGCCATCTGACCAACAACTGCAAATAGAGAAGGTCATCGAAAAGGAAGATTTGAATGAGAGTAAGGAGCATGATGACCAGAAAAAGGACGATAATGAcgataatgataataatcATGATAACGACAGCAATAACCAGTCTCCAGAGACGAAAGACAATAATTCagatgatattgaaaaatctgTCGAACATCTCCTGAAAGACGCGGCAAAGGAGGCTAATCCAATTAAGATCACACCACAACCGTGA
- the KAR9 gene encoding Kar9p (Spindle positioning factor; orients astral microtubules, connecting them to actin cables at the cortex with Bim1p and Myo2, resulting in proper spindle positioning; targeted for StuBL-dependent degradation at kinetochores by Slx5p-Slx8p, ensuring chromosome transmission fidelity and correct spindle positioning; role in karyogamy; localizes to the shmoo tip, the growing bud-tip, the nucleus, the kinetochore, the spindle and microtubules; homolog of adenomatous polyposis coli): MDNDGPRSMTIGDDFQENFCERLERIHNTLHSINDCNSLNESTTSISETLLVQFYDDLENVASVIPDLVNKKRLGKDDILLFMDWLLLKKYMLYQFISDVHNIEEGFAHLLDLLEDEFSKDDQDSDKYNRFSPMFDVIEESTQIKTQLEPWLTNLKELLDTSLEFNEISKDHMDTLHKIINSNISYCLEIQEERFASPIRHTPSFTLEQLVKLLGTHTETTEPKVPKFSPAEDILSRKFLNLKKNIPPIEKSLTDILPQRIVQFGHRNITNITTLQTILQKKYELIMKDYRFMNSEFRELKVELIDKRWNILFINLNHELLYILDEIERLQSKLLTTKYTKDITIRLERQLERKSKTVSKTFNIIYRALEFSLLDAGVASKTNELAQRWLNIKPTADKILIKSSASNKIATSKKKIPKPKSLGFGRPNSVIGTITQDFQERVAINEGDSNKTPENSTTVALKGKKLGKALLQKMNIKPATSPNSSNAINPFFDPESPNKGKLILSSVPPLPYDETDETTLRVSRGENEKSPDSFITSRHENKVQITETPLMAKNKSVLDIEKDKWNHYRSLPSRIPIYKDKVVKVTVENTPIAKVFQTPPTKITTPNSQVWVPSTRRRTRLRPPTPLSQLLSPREGRLDKTPTY, encoded by the coding sequence ATGGATAATGATGGACCCAGATCTATGACCATTGGGGATGACTTCCAAGAGAACTTTTGTGAACGTTTAGAAAGAATTCACAATACATTACATTCAATAAACGATTGCAACTCATTGAATGAGAGTACCACAAGTATATCAGAGACATTGTTAGTTCAATTTTATGATGATTTGGAGAACGTTGCCTCGGTAATTCCCGACTTAgtcaacaagaaaagactGGGAAAAGACGATATTTTGTTGTTTATGGACTGgttattattgaaaaaatatatgcTATATCAATTTATTAGTGACGTTCATAATATTGAGGAAGGTTTTGCTCATTTGTTGGATTTACTAGAGGATGAATTCTCGAAGGACGATCAGGATAGCGACAAATACAATCGATTTAGCCCGATGTTTGACGTCATAGAAGAATCTACACAAATTAAGACTCAGTTGGAGCCATGGCTTACTAACTTGAAGGAATTATTGGATACGTCATTGGAATTTAACGAAATTTCAAAGGATCATATGGATACATTACATAAAATCATTAATAGCAATATATCGTATTGTCTGGAAATTCAGGAAGAAAGGTTCGCGTCCCCGATACGGCATACTCCATCATTTACCCTAGAACAACTAGTCAAGTTATTAGGAACGCATACGGAGACAACTGAGCCAAAGGtaccaaaattttctccggcagaagatattttatcaagaaagttcttgaacctaaaaaaaaatatccctccaattgaaaaaagtttgaCTGATATCCTACCTCAAAGAATTGTGCAATTTGGGCACCGGAATATAACAAACATAACTACTTTGCAAACAAtcttgcaaaaaaaatacgaGCTGATAATGAAAGATTATAGATTTATGAATTCAGAGTTTAGGGAATTGAAAGTCGAACTAATCGACAAACGTTGGAATATACTCTTTATTAATTTAAATCATGAACTATTATACATTCTTGATGAGATAGAAAGGTTGCAGTCGAAATTACTGACAACAAAGTATACCAAAGATATCACTATAAGGCTCGAGAGGCAATTGGAgagaaaatcaaaaactgTTTCTAAGACATTCAATATTATTTACAGAGCATTGGAATTCTCACTTTTGGACGCTGGCGTCGCATCGAAGACAAATGAATTAGCTCAAAGATGGCTGAATATCAAGCCTACAGCGGATAAAATTCTAATCAAATCCTCCGCTTCAAACAAAATAGCTACTagcaagaagaagattccAAAACCGAAATCATTAGGCTTTGGGCGACCGAATAGTGTTATTGGAACTATAACCCAGGATTTCCAGGAGAGAGTCGCCATTAATGAAGGTGACAGTAATAAAACACCGGAAAATTCAACTACAGTGGCTTTGAAAGGTAAAAAGCTTGGTAAAGCGTTACTGCAGAAGATGAATATTAAACCTGCAACAAGCCcaaattcatcaaatgCGATTAATCCATTTTTTGATCCGGAGTCGCCAAACAAAGGAAAACTGATACTAAGTAGTGTTCCTCCCTTACCTTATGACGAAACCGATGAAACCACCCTCCGTGTTTCTCGTGgggaaaatgaaaagtcACCAGACTCCTTCATTACATCTCGGcatgaaaataaagtacAGATTACAGAAACTCCTTTGATGGCAAAGAATAAGTCTGTGCTTGACATCGAAAAAGATAAATGGAATCATTACCGGTCCTTGCCCTCTAGGATCCCTATATACAAGGATAAAGTGGTGAAAGTCACCGTAGAAAACACACCGATAGCAAAGGTTTTCCAGACTCCGCCAACAAAAATCACGACACCTAATAGTCAAGTTTGGGTCCCTTcgacaagaagaagaacccGATTGAGGCCTCCCACCCCCTTATCACAGTTACTTTCACCAAGAGAAGGGCGTTTAGATAAAACCCCAACTTATTGA
- the PLC1 gene encoding phosphatidylinositol phospholipase C (Phospholipase C; hydrolyzes phosphatidylinositol 4,5-biphosphate (PIP2) to generate the signaling molecules inositol 1,4,5-triphosphate (IP3) and 1,2-diacylglycerol (DAG); involved in regulating many cellular processes; Plc1p and inositol polyphosphates are required for acetyl-CoA homeostasis which regulates global histone acetylation): MTESAIDDQRFNLTKELQRHSCRDQGKITQKDDALDFISYSSFQSSFNTDQKSANNGSTVRRSIRSIFRRAAELPRVHMGPLTYSHGINELVNKKLRKDCDLSTLCRVLQRGIRMIRMTRRRRKFYEFKLINNNGQIIWKDGSKYLELDSVKDIRIGDTASTYQEEVDPKRLRSDSKLWIAIIYKVSNKLKALHVVALNELDFNTFLSCICGLVKLRRELMESILLPDNSQFARIHWQITVSEKEEDEKKDTLSFADVKKLCDKFHIYVSTGQLLEFFQLADINHNGLLNYFEFEKFIKILKNRKEVNMIWSKFTKPPHSHLSFENFFQFLITEQHEQVDRQTAWSYFIKYREPTQLTMGQDGFTKFLKEQPYLVEVKEELYSKPLNHYFIASSHNTYLLGKQIAETPSVEGYIQVLQQGCRCVEIDIWDGENGPVVCHGFLTSAIPLKTVIRVIKKYAFITSPYPLIISLEINCNKDNQKLASLIMREVLAEQLYFVGTRTDKLPSPRELKHKILLKSKKTSEATRGLSVNEPFPSSFSSSYESANEQELRMKDDSTNSSSATNSSSMQRIKRIGLKKHADIINDVSNISGIHGIKFRNFSLPESKTIAHCFSLNERKVEYMIKDKHLKLSLDKHNRRYLMRVYPHVLRYKSSNFNPIPFWKAGVQMVATNWQTNDIGQQLNLAMFQILDHQPDGSFKSGYVLKPKKLLPVVTKAKMIPLIYEHFENGSDPVTVKIRILSTQLLPRLNDTSPSRNNTNSFVKVEFHTDDEPTMPISIDKGTRISATEASTKSSQGNGFNPIWDAEVSITLKDTDLTFIKFMVISEETQIASVCLKLNYLRMGYRHIPLFNMEGEQYIFCTLFIHTQIL; this comes from the coding sequence ATGACTGAAAGTGCTATAGATGACCAAAGGTTTAATCTTACAAAGGAGTTACAACGACACTCATGCAGAGATCAAGGGAAAATAACACAAAAGGATGATGCTTTAGATTTTATAAGTTACAGTTCTTTTCAATCCTCTTTTAATACTGACCAAAAAAGCGCGAACAATGGAAGTACTGTGAGAAGAAGCATAAGGTCGATTTTTAGAAGAGCAGCCGAATTGCCTAGAGTCCATATGGGGCCTCTTACTTATTCACATGGGATAAATGAGCTTGTTAACAAGAAATTAAGAAAAGACTGTGATCTCAGCACGCTATGTCGCGTATTGCAAAGAGGAATCAGGATGATTAGGAtgacaagaagaagaaggaagtTCTATGAATTTAAATTAATCAATAACAACGGGCAAATAATATGGAAAGATGGTTCGAAGTATCTGGAATTAGACTCCGTTAAAGACATCAGAATCGGTGATACGGCGAGTACTTATCAAGAGGAAGTAGATCCGAAAAGATTGAGATCGGACAGTAAACTTTGGATTGCTATTATTTATAAGGTTTCCAACAAATTGAAAGCGTTACACGTAGTTgctttgaatgaattggaCTTTAACACATTCTTAAGCTGCATTTGCGGTTTAGTGAAGTTAAGGAGGGAATTAATGGAAAGCATACTTTTGCCTGATAATTCGCAATTCGCTAGGATACATTGGCAAATTACTGTTTCtgaaaaagaggaagatgagAAAAAGGACACATTGAGCTTTGCAGATGTGAAGAAACTATGTGATAAATTTCATATTTATGTGTCAACTGGTCAATTGTTAGAGTTTTTCCAATTAGCAGACATCAATCATAACGGACTATTAaattattttgaatttgaaaagttcaTTAAAATCTTAAAGAATAGGAAAGAGGTAAATATGATTTGGTCTAAATTTACAAAACCTCCACACTCCCACTtatcatttgaaaatttttttcaatttttaattACAGAGCAGCATGAGCAAGTGGATCGTCAAACTGCATGGTCATATTTTATTAAGTACAGAGAACCGACTCAGCTGACGATGGGGCAAGATGGTTTTACCAAGTTCTTGAAGGAGCAACCATATTTGGTGGAGGTTAAAGAGGAGTTATATTCAAAGCCATTAAACCATTATTTTATTGCATCTTCACATAATACTTATTTATTGGGGAAACAAATTGCAGAAACTCCATCTGTGGAGGGATATATTCAAGTCCTACAACAAGGTTGTAGGTGCGTAGAAATTGATATATGGGATGGTGAAAATGGGCCAGTGGTATGCCATGGATTTTTAACGTCAGCTATTCCCTTAAAAACAGTTATACGCGTGATAAAGAAGTACGCTTTTATAACGTCTCCGTATCCTTTGATTATTTCACTGGAAATAAACTGTAACAAGGataatcaaaaattggCAAGCCTGATAATGAGAGAGGTTTTAGCAGAACAGCTGTACTTTGTTGGCACAAGAACTGATAAACTGCCATCACCAAGGGAATtaaaacataaaatacTGTTGAAATCCAAGAAGACGAGTGAAGCAACTAGAGGTCTTAGCGTTAATGAGCCATTTCCATCTTCTTTTAGTTCTTCTTACGAATCAGCTAATGAACAGGAATTAAGAATGAAAGATGACTCCACGAACAGTAGTAGCGCAACAAATTCTTCTAGTATGCAACGCATCAAAAGAATTGGATTAAAAAAGCACGCTGATATAATTAATGATGTTTCTAACATTTCTGGAATACATGGCATCAAGTTCAGGAATTTCTCTTTACCAGAGTCCAAAACGATAGCGCATTGTTTTTCACTGAATGAGCGCAAAGTAGAATACATGATAAAAGACAAACACTTAAAATTATCGTTGGATAAACATAATAGAAGATATTTGATGAGAGTCTATCCTCACGTTTTACGATacaaatcatcaaattttaaCCCAATACCTTTTTGGAAGGCCGGTGTACAAATGGTGGCTACGAATTGGCAAACTAATGATATTGGACAGCAACTTAATCTGGCAATGTTTCAAATATTAGATCACCAACCTGATGGAAGTTTTAAATCAGGATACGTGCTAAAACCAAAAAAGTTGCTACCTGTAGTAACAAAGGCGAAAATGATTCCATTAATTTACgaacattttgaaaatggtagTGATCCTGTTACTGTTAAAATTCGAATTTTATCTACACAGTTATTGCCCAGATTGAATGATACATCGCCAAGCAGAAATAACACCAATTCCTTTGTTAAAGTGGAGTTTCATACCGATGACGAGCCGACAATGCCCATCTCAATCGATAAGGGTACAAGGATTTCTGCCACTGAAGCATCCACTAAGAGTTCTCAAGGGAATGGATTCAACCCAATATGGGATGCTGAAGTTTCTATCACATTGAAAGATACAGACCTCACATTTATAAAATTCATGGTTATCTCTGAAGAGACCCAGATTGCATCTGTTTGCCTTAAGCTGAACTATTTGAGGATGGGATATCGTCACATTCCGTTGTTTAACATGGAGGGGGAACAATACATATTTTGCACTTTATTTATTCATACACAAATTTTATAG
- the ACM1 gene encoding Acm1p (Pseudosubstrate inhibitor of the APC/C; suppresses APC/C [Cdh1]-mediated proteolysis of mitotic cyclins; associates with Cdh1p, Bmh1p and Bmh2p; cell cycle regulated protein; the anaphase-promoting complex/cyclosome is also known as APC/C) translates to MISPSKKRTILSSKNINQKPRAVVKGNELRSPSKRRSQIDTDYALRRSPIKTIQISKAAQFMLYEETAEERNIAVHRHNEIYNNNNSVSNENNPSQVKENLSPAKICPYERAFLREGGRIALKDLSVDEFKGYIQDPLTDETIPLTLPLGDKKISLPSFITPPRNSKISIFFTSKHQGQNPETKISRSTDDVSEKKVVRKLSFHVYEDE, encoded by the coding sequence ATGATATCACCATCAAAAAAGAGAACCATTTTATCAAGCAAGAATATAAACCAAAAACCACGAGCAGTGGTAAAAGGCAATGAACTTCGTTCACCATCAAAGAGAAGGTCACAAATAGACACAGACTATGCACTAAGGCGAAGTCCAATAAAGACAATCCAAATTTCTAAAGCTGCACAATTTATGCTGTATGAGGAAACGGctgaagaaagaaacataGCTGTCCACAGACATAATGAAATatacaataataacaattcTGTGAGCAATGAGAATAATCCTTCCcaagtaaaagaaaaccttTCACCCGCTAAAATTTGCCCTTATGAAAGAGCATTTTTAAGGGAAGGAGGAAGAATTGCATTGAAGGACTTAAGTGTTGACGAATTCAAAGGTTACATACAGGATCCTCTCACCGATGAGACTATACCACTGACGTTGCCACTGggtgataaaaaaatcagcCTACCCAGTTTTATAACGCCGCCAAGAAATTCGAAGATatctattttcttcactaGTAAACACCAAGGACAGAACCCAGAGACAAAGATATCCCGTTCTACCGATGACGtcagtgaaaaaaaagtagtgAGAAAACTGTCCTTCCACGTCTATGAAGATGAGTAA